In Prosthecomicrobium sp. N25, one DNA window encodes the following:
- a CDS encoding Gfo/Idh/MocA family protein produces the protein MDGSTLQRRRVALVGTGHRGTGMWGKELLAGWRNRVEMTALMDINPVRAEAARREIGTNAPIYTDLSQMLAEVRPETVIVTSRDDTHDEIIVRALEAGCHVITEKPMTTTAEKCRRILEAEARTGNRVDVTFNYRFAPTARRMKELLLEGAIGEVTSVDFHWYLDTQHGADYFRRWHAFEQYSGSLFVHKATHHFDLLNWYLGSEADTVYATAALRHYGRNGPFRGPRCKICPHAAECDFFLDVSADPWLTALYEAPSEFDGYVRDGCVFREEIDIPDTMAVTLTTKSGVRVSYSLNACMPIEGHHLAFNGTKGRLEIRQYERQRYEVPKDDEILLLRNFQPGEKIVVPHAAGGHFGGDDRLRTMLFVPGTEDPLGQRAGARAGALALLTGVAALKSSKEGRPVRVEELGGLP, from the coding sequence ATGGACGGATCGACGCTGCAGCGCCGGCGGGTGGCGCTCGTCGGCACCGGGCACCGGGGCACCGGCATGTGGGGCAAGGAGCTCCTCGCCGGCTGGCGCAACCGGGTCGAGATGACGGCGCTGATGGACATCAACCCGGTGCGTGCCGAGGCGGCGCGGCGCGAGATCGGAACGAACGCGCCGATCTATACCGACCTCTCTCAGATGCTCGCCGAGGTACGGCCCGAGACGGTGATCGTCACCTCGCGGGACGACACCCACGACGAGATCATCGTGCGCGCGCTCGAAGCCGGCTGCCACGTGATCACCGAGAAGCCGATGACGACGACGGCCGAGAAGTGCCGGCGCATCCTGGAGGCGGAGGCGCGGACCGGAAACCGCGTCGACGTCACCTTCAACTACCGCTTCGCGCCGACCGCGCGGCGCATGAAGGAACTGCTGCTGGAAGGCGCCATCGGGGAGGTCACCTCGGTCGACTTCCACTGGTACCTGGACACCCAGCACGGCGCCGACTACTTCCGCCGCTGGCATGCCTTCGAGCAGTATTCGGGCAGCCTCTTCGTCCACAAGGCGACCCACCACTTCGACCTGCTCAACTGGTATCTCGGCTCGGAGGCCGACACCGTCTACGCCACCGCGGCTCTGCGCCACTACGGCCGCAACGGGCCGTTCCGTGGGCCGCGCTGCAAGATCTGCCCGCATGCCGCGGAGTGCGACTTCTTCCTGGACGTCTCGGCGGACCCCTGGCTGACGGCCCTCTACGAGGCCCCCTCCGAGTTCGACGGCTACGTGCGCGACGGCTGCGTGTTCCGCGAGGAGATCGACATCCCGGACACGATGGCGGTGACGCTGACGACGAAGTCGGGCGTGCGCGTCTCCTACTCGCTCAATGCCTGCATGCCGATCGAGGGGCATCACCTCGCCTTCAACGGCACCAAGGGCCGGCTCGAGATCCGCCAGTACGAGCGCCAGCGCTACGAGGTTCCGAAGGACGACGAGATCCTGCTCCTGCGGAATTTCCAACCCGGCGAGAAGATCGTCGTGCCGCATGCGGCGGGCGGCCATTTCGGCGGCGACGACCGGCTGCGCACCATGCTGTTCGTGCCGGGGACCGAGGATCCGCTCGGCCAGCGCGCCGGGGCCAGGGCGGGGGCCCTCGCGCTCCTCACCGGCGTCGCGGCGCTGAAGAGCAGCAAGGAGGGCCGGCCGGTGCGGGTCGAGGAACTGGGCGGCCTGCCCTGA
- the rhaI gene encoding L-rhamnose catabolism isomerase — MSYRIPAGLIEDENARLAPALAEDYGALARKLARSGLDIEAITTAVMALRVAIPSWGVGTGGTRFARFPGPGEPNGIFDKLEDCAAIHQLTRLTPTVSTHFPWDEADPAELRARADELGLGFDAVNSNTFQDQPGQPLSYKFGSLSHTDRAVRDLAVAHNLDCIARGETLGAKALTVWIADGSNFAGQSNLTRAFDRYLESMARIVEAAPADWLVFIEHKLYEPAFYSTVLSDWGSSFAAALELGPKVKCLVDLGHHAPNVNIEQIVARLVRFGKLAGFHFNDSKYGDDDLDSGSVDPFRLFLVFNELVDAAVRNAPGFAPAYMIDQSHNVTDPIESLMASAVEIARAYASALIVDRAALEAAQEANDALAAHRILKAGFITDVSPILAEARRRAGGAIDPIAAYRASGYRAAKTRERPVRAGSGSGSGIV, encoded by the coding sequence ATGAGCTACAGGATCCCCGCGGGCCTGATCGAGGACGAGAACGCCCGGCTGGCGCCCGCCCTCGCCGAGGACTACGGCGCGCTGGCGCGCAAGCTCGCCCGCTCGGGCCTCGACATCGAGGCGATCACCACGGCCGTCATGGCCTTGCGTGTCGCGATCCCGTCCTGGGGCGTCGGCACCGGCGGCACCCGCTTCGCCCGCTTTCCCGGGCCGGGCGAGCCGAACGGCATCTTCGACAAGCTCGAGGACTGTGCCGCCATCCACCAGCTGACGCGCCTGACCCCGACCGTCTCGACCCATTTCCCCTGGGACGAGGCCGACCCGGCCGAGCTGCGCGCCCGGGCCGACGAACTCGGGCTCGGCTTCGATGCGGTCAATTCCAACACCTTCCAGGACCAGCCCGGCCAGCCGCTCTCCTACAAGTTCGGCTCGCTCAGTCACACCGACCGCGCCGTCCGCGACCTCGCGGTCGCCCACAACCTCGACTGCATCGCGAGGGGCGAGACCCTGGGCGCCAAGGCGCTGACGGTCTGGATCGCGGACGGCTCCAACTTCGCCGGCCAGTCGAACCTGACCCGGGCCTTCGACCGCTACCTGGAGTCCATGGCCCGCATCGTCGAGGCCGCCCCGGCGGATTGGCTGGTCTTCATCGAGCACAAGCTTTACGAGCCGGCCTTCTATTCGACCGTCCTCTCCGACTGGGGCTCGTCATTCGCCGCCGCCCTCGAGCTCGGGCCCAAGGTGAAGTGCCTGGTCGACCTCGGACACCACGCCCCGAACGTCAACATCGAGCAGATCGTCGCCCGCCTCGTCCGCTTCGGCAAGCTCGCCGGCTTCCACTTCAACGACTCGAAATACGGCGACGACGACCTCGATTCCGGCTCGGTCGACCCCTTCCGCCTGTTCCTCGTCTTCAACGAACTGGTCGACGCCGCCGTCCGCAACGCGCCCGGCTTCGCCCCCGCCTACATGATCGACCAGTCCCACAACGTGACCGACCCGATCGAGAGCCTGATGGCCTCCGCGGTCGAGATCGCGCGGGCCTACGCGTCGGCCCTGATCGTCGACCGCGCCGCCCTCGAGGCCGCCCAGGAGGCGAACGACGCGCTCGCCGCGCACCGCATCCTGAAGGCCGGCTTCATCACCGACGTCTCCCCCATCCTCGCCGAGGCCCGCCGCCGTGCCGGCGGCGCCATCGACCCCATCGCCGCCTACCGGGCGAGCGGCTACCGCGCCGCGAAGACGCGGGAACGCCCGGTCCGGGCGGGCAGCGGCAGCGGCAGCGGCATCGTGTGA
- a CDS encoding carbohydrate binding domain-containing protein encodes MNAFTRGRAAALALLTTIAWTPTPAGAGGVGTLTTDYQWNESQAGRPLDLTGYVPTFVDEFDTMSVTGNLGKGPWYAPVHANFGKVKFVAPGTGNDAYSIANGILTLRARKQADGTYTSGMMESIDSLDRGFIQAKGYFEIRARLPVGAGAWPGFWLHSMGGDFDRTITMNEIDVIEWYGADPKGLHQSLHIWPAKYPRPGEPTTHSWTSNYSGRSDAQLGFHTYGVEITDDWVILYYDRKELTRYPALPIFKLPVYMLVSMSLTDTAGAPDVMDFQVDYVRAWMKPPGTPVANLTILANGTFEVGALSYWGINANAISVTDTTPRGSSKVAQVNANGGINQNVTARLQPGVTYKLTGVLKSGSATDPGLFGVDIKVNGVWAALNRVRVTSTDYKPYEITFTVPAGMTEAYVVLKQGIGTSWIRGDDFTLVNQILP; translated from the coding sequence ATGAATGCCTTCACGAGAGGCCGGGCGGCTGCCCTGGCCCTGCTGACGACGATCGCGTGGACGCCGACCCCGGCGGGAGCCGGCGGGGTGGGCACCCTCACCACCGACTATCAATGGAACGAGAGCCAGGCCGGGCGGCCCCTGGACCTGACCGGCTACGTGCCTACGTTCGTTGACGAATTCGACACGATGTCGGTGACCGGGAACCTCGGGAAGGGCCCCTGGTACGCGCCGGTCCACGCGAATTTCGGCAAGGTGAAGTTCGTCGCGCCGGGCACCGGCAACGACGCCTATTCGATCGCCAACGGCATCCTGACGCTCAGGGCGCGCAAGCAGGCCGACGGGACCTACACGTCCGGCATGATGGAGAGCATCGATTCGCTCGACCGCGGCTTCATCCAGGCCAAGGGCTATTTCGAGATCCGGGCGCGGCTGCCGGTCGGTGCCGGCGCCTGGCCGGGCTTCTGGCTGCACTCGATGGGGGGCGACTTCGACCGCACCATCACGATGAACGAGATCGACGTCATCGAGTGGTACGGCGCGGACCCGAAGGGTCTGCATCAGTCGCTGCACATCTGGCCGGCGAAATATCCGCGCCCGGGCGAGCCGACCACCCATAGCTGGACGTCGAATTACTCGGGGCGGTCCGATGCCCAGCTGGGCTTCCACACCTACGGGGTGGAGATCACGGACGACTGGGTGATCCTGTACTACGACCGGAAGGAGTTGACCCGCTATCCGGCGCTGCCGATCTTCAAGCTGCCGGTCTACATGCTCGTGTCCATGTCCCTGACCGACACCGCGGGCGCGCCGGACGTCATGGACTTCCAGGTCGACTACGTCCGGGCCTGGATGAAGCCGCCGGGCACGCCGGTCGCCAACCTGACGATCCTGGCGAACGGCACCTTCGAGGTCGGCGCCCTGTCCTACTGGGGCATCAACGCGAACGCGATCTCGGTCACGGACACCACCCCGCGCGGCTCCAGCAAGGTGGCTCAGGTCAACGCCAACGGCGGTATCAACCAGAACGTCACGGCCCGGCTGCAGCCGGGCGTCACCTACAAGCTCACGGGCGTGCTCAAGTCCGGGTCGGCGACGGACCCCGGCCTGTTCGGGGTCGACATCAAGGTCAACGGGGTCTGGGCCGCCCTCAACCGCGTGCGGGTCACCTCGACCGACTATAAGCCCTACGAGATCACCTTCACGGTGCCGGCCGGGATGACCGAGGCCTACGTGGTGCTGAAGCAGGGGATCGGGACGTCTTGGATCCGCGGCGACGACTTCACGCTCGTCAACCAGATCCTGCCGTAG
- a CDS encoding TetR/AcrR family transcriptional regulator, with product MGSDTAADAPVKRRGYTGQPRDPDRTTQAILAAAKAEFAEKGIGGARVDAIAERAGINKRMLYHYFGDKLGLYMAVLEEAYASIRSAELALALDRADPEEGIRTLARFTWRYFLDNPEFLSLLATENLYKAENLKRSARIPRIHSSFMGLLKSVLDKGAEQGRFKPGLDPIDVYLTIASMGAFYLLNRHTLSTVFNRDLMEPDRLAHWGDHLVEVVLSFVRR from the coding sequence ATGGGGAGCGATACGGCGGCGGATGCGCCGGTCAAGCGGCGCGGCTACACCGGGCAGCCGCGCGATCCGGACCGGACCACGCAGGCGATCCTGGCGGCCGCCAAGGCGGAGTTCGCCGAGAAGGGCATCGGGGGGGCACGGGTCGACGCGATCGCGGAGCGCGCCGGCATTAACAAGCGCATGCTCTACCACTATTTCGGCGACAAGCTCGGCCTCTACATGGCCGTGCTGGAGGAGGCCTACGCGTCGATCCGCTCGGCCGAGCTGGCGCTCGCGCTCGACCGCGCCGACCCCGAGGAGGGCATCCGGACCCTCGCGCGCTTCACCTGGCGCTACTTCCTGGACAATCCGGAGTTCTTGAGCCTGCTGGCGACCGAGAACCTCTACAAGGCCGAGAACCTGAAGCGCTCGGCCCGGATCCCGCGCATCCACTCGTCCTTCATGGGGCTCCTGAAGTCGGTGCTCGACAAGGGGGCCGAGCAGGGGCGATTCAAGCCGGGGCTCGACCCGATCGACGTCTACCTGACGATCGCCTCGATGGGGGCCTTCTACCTCCTCAACCGCCACACCCTGTCCACCGTGTTCAACCGGGACCTGATGGAGCCGGACAGGCTGGCGCACTGGGGCGACCACCTGGTCGAGGTCGTCCTCAGCTTCGTTCGCCGCTGA
- a CDS encoding acyltransferase family protein: MKAQTIAGVGHGAPNRAAAAQGKFEALDSLRGVAAVLVALFHFLFAGYHHDLAIVRNGSIGVPMFFVLSGFVVCHAYARRLARPDDLGTFMLRRFGRLYPLHLFTLGLVFAFEVVKLVLVSAGVKSGQPPFSGANDLPSLAANLALLQAIIPFDTFTWNGVSWSISTEFYTYMVFGLVLLAAGPAGGIAQAVLAAASGLLLLAVETWMPQLPVTAGRGFLLCLFGFFTGCCVYRAWVSAQARGLRTGTLAELAATALVAGTYAFHPFGDVGAVMVFALAIFVFAFDGGAVSALLRTRLPRFLGRISYSIYMMHAVILTFIYGIARAAGSVLKIDLYAPGTELFSFGPPWVMDLVALAVLGVIVAASAWTYAHIEAPWRDRFNAWAGNRKLRTPVYERA; encoded by the coding sequence TTGAAGGCACAGACGATCGCCGGCGTCGGACACGGCGCCCCGAACCGGGCCGCCGCTGCCCAGGGGAAGTTCGAAGCGCTCGATTCGCTGAGAGGCGTGGCCGCCGTCCTCGTGGCGCTCTTCCATTTCCTGTTCGCGGGCTACCACCACGACCTCGCGATCGTCCGGAACGGCAGCATCGGCGTGCCGATGTTCTTCGTGCTGAGCGGCTTCGTGGTCTGCCACGCCTACGCGCGCCGGCTCGCCCGCCCCGACGATCTCGGCACCTTCATGCTGCGCCGCTTCGGGCGGCTCTACCCGCTCCACCTCTTCACGCTCGGGCTGGTGTTCGCCTTCGAGGTGGTCAAGCTCGTCCTCGTCTCCGCCGGCGTGAAGAGCGGCCAGCCGCCCTTTTCCGGCGCCAACGACCTGCCGTCCCTGGCGGCCAACCTCGCGCTGCTGCAGGCGATCATTCCCTTCGATACATTCACCTGGAACGGAGTCAGCTGGTCGATCAGCACCGAGTTCTACACGTACATGGTCTTCGGCCTGGTATTGCTGGCCGCCGGCCCGGCAGGCGGGATTGCGCAGGCGGTTCTGGCGGCGGCGAGCGGCCTGCTGCTCCTCGCGGTCGAGACCTGGATGCCGCAGCTTCCCGTAACGGCCGGGCGCGGATTCCTGCTTTGCCTCTTCGGCTTCTTCACCGGCTGCTGCGTTTATCGCGCCTGGGTCTCCGCCCAGGCCCGCGGCTTGCGGACCGGCACCCTCGCCGAACTGGCCGCCACCGCCCTGGTCGCCGGCACCTATGCGTTCCACCCTTTCGGCGACGTCGGCGCCGTCATGGTCTTCGCCCTCGCGATCTTCGTCTTCGCTTTCGACGGCGGCGCGGTCTCGGCCCTCCTGCGGACGAGGCTCCCACGCTTCCTCGGGCGGATCTCCTACTCGATCTACATGATGCACGCCGTCATCCTGACCTTCATCTACGGCATCGCCCGGGCCGCCGGCTCCGTCCTAAAGATCGATCTCTACGCCCCCGGCACCGAGCTCTTCAGCTTCGGCCCGCCCTGGGTCATGGATCTGGTCGCACTCGCGGTGCTGGGCGTGATCGTCGCCGCCAGCGCCTGGACCTACGCCCACATCGAGGCCCCCTGGCGCGACCGCTTCAACGCCTGGGCAGGCAACCGAAAGTTGAGAACCCCTGTGTATGAGCGGGCCTGA
- a CDS encoding sugar phosphate isomerase/epimerase family protein translates to MAVEGLSINLATVRQQWTLTEACEACLRHGITAVAPWRDQIHKVGLDEAVRVIRGNGMTVTGVCRGGMFPSATSEGRQEAIDDNRRAIDEAVALGADCLVLVVGGLPQGSRDLGAARDMVADGIAAILPYARANRMPLAIEPLHPMYAADRACVNTLDQALDLCERLGEGVGVAVDVYHVWWDPNLASAIARAGRMGAILAHHICDWLVPTRDLLLDRGMMGDGVIDLRGIRGMIEAAGFLGLQECEIFSAETWWKRPGDEVLATVIDRFHAHCRT, encoded by the coding sequence ATGGCTGTCGAGGGGCTTTCGATCAATCTCGCCACGGTGCGCCAGCAGTGGACCCTGACGGAGGCCTGCGAGGCCTGCCTCCGGCACGGCATCACGGCGGTCGCGCCCTGGCGGGACCAGATCCACAAGGTGGGCCTCGACGAGGCCGTGCGGGTGATCCGCGGCAACGGCATGACCGTGACGGGGGTATGCCGGGGGGGCATGTTCCCGTCCGCGACGTCGGAAGGCCGGCAGGAGGCGATCGACGACAACCGGCGCGCCATCGACGAGGCGGTGGCGCTCGGCGCCGACTGCCTCGTGCTCGTCGTCGGCGGGCTGCCGCAAGGCTCGCGCGACCTCGGCGCGGCGCGCGACATGGTGGCGGACGGCATCGCCGCGATCCTGCCGTACGCCCGGGCGAACCGCATGCCGCTCGCCATCGAGCCGCTGCATCCCATGTACGCGGCCGACAGGGCTTGCGTGAATACCCTCGACCAGGCCCTCGATCTGTGCGAGCGGCTCGGCGAGGGCGTCGGCGTCGCGGTCGACGTCTACCACGTCTGGTGGGACCCGAACCTCGCGTCGGCGATCGCGCGGGCGGGGCGGATGGGGGCGATCCTCGCCCACCACATCTGCGACTGGCTGGTGCCGACGCGCGACCTGCTCCTCGACCGCGGCATGATGGGGGACGGGGTCATCGACCTCCGGGGCATCCGGGGCATGATCGAGGCGGCGGGATTCCTGGGCCTCCAGGAATGCGAGATCTTCTCGGCGGAGACTTGGTGGAAGCGGCCGGGGGACGAGGTCCTGGCGACCGTGATCGACCGCTTCCACGCGCATTGCAGGACATGA
- a CDS encoding dihydrodipicolinate synthase family protein, which yields MTTIALPTADRQLETYRVKNPPLKLPAAGSAPAFDRIAYAAAHVVVDPWAEQDPWLDVRFDWERTLAFRHHLWDLGLGVAEAMDTAQRGMGLDWAGAQELIARALADARTRPGAMIACGVGTEHLNPAEAVTVDDVIRAYEEQAAFVEKHGGRIILMASRALVRAAKGPGDYARVYGRILQGVKEPVILHWLGEMFDPALAGYWGAADHMEAMETALMVIRDNAAKVDGIKISLLSKEKEILMRRRLPAGVKMYTGDDFDYAELIAGDDQGYSHALLGIFDAIAPAASVALGRLAAGDRAEYDRILAPTVPLSRHIFKAPTRFYKTGVVFLAWLNGLQDHFTMLGGQQSARSMLHFAELFRLADSAQVLLDPDLAAERMAKLLAVHGIG from the coding sequence ATGACCACCATCGCGCTTCCCACCGCCGACCGGCAGCTGGAGACCTACCGGGTCAAGAACCCGCCGCTGAAGCTCCCCGCCGCCGGCTCCGCACCGGCCTTCGACCGGATCGCCTATGCGGCCGCCCATGTGGTGGTCGACCCCTGGGCCGAGCAGGATCCCTGGCTGGACGTCAGGTTCGACTGGGAGCGGACGCTCGCGTTCCGCCACCATCTCTGGGACCTCGGGCTCGGGGTCGCGGAGGCGATGGACACCGCGCAGCGCGGCATGGGCCTCGACTGGGCCGGCGCGCAGGAGCTGATCGCGCGGGCGCTGGCCGATGCCCGGACCCGGCCGGGGGCCATGATCGCCTGCGGGGTGGGCACCGAGCACCTCAACCCCGCCGAGGCGGTCACGGTCGACGACGTCATCCGCGCCTACGAGGAGCAGGCCGCCTTCGTGGAGAAGCACGGCGGGCGCATCATCCTGATGGCGAGCCGGGCGCTGGTACGCGCCGCCAAGGGGCCGGGCGACTATGCCCGGGTCTACGGGCGCATCCTGCAGGGCGTGAAGGAGCCGGTCATCCTGCACTGGCTCGGCGAGATGTTCGACCCGGCCCTCGCGGGCTACTGGGGCGCGGCGGACCACATGGAGGCCATGGAGACGGCCCTGATGGTCATCCGCGACAACGCCGCCAAGGTCGACGGCATCAAGATCTCGCTCCTCTCCAAGGAGAAGGAGATCCTGATGCGCCGGCGGCTGCCGGCCGGCGTGAAGATGTACACCGGTGACGACTTCGACTACGCGGAGCTGATCGCCGGGGACGACCAGGGCTATTCGCACGCGCTGCTCGGCATCTTCGATGCGATCGCGCCGGCGGCCTCCGTGGCGCTCGGCCGGCTCGCGGCCGGGGACCGGGCCGAATACGACCGGATCCTCGCCCCGACCGTCCCGCTGTCGCGGCACATCTTCAAGGCGCCGACCCGCTTCTACAAGACGGGCGTGGTTTTTCTCGCCTGGCTCAACGGCCTGCAGGACCACTTCACCATGCTCGGCGGGCAGCAGAGCGCGCGCTCCATGCTGCATTTCGCCGAACTCTTCCGGCTGGCGGACAGCGCGCAGGTGCTGCTCGACCCGGACCTCGCGGCGGAGCGGATGGCGAAGCTCCTCGCCGTGCACGGGATCGGCTAG
- a CDS encoding Gfo/Idh/MocA family protein: MAAQRIGIIMHGITGRMGYNQHLVRSILAIRDQGGVELANGDRLMPDPILVGRNADKLAEIAGRHGIARTTTDVDAALADPADTIFFDAGSTQMRAGLLERAIEAGKHVYCEKPIAERLDIALDVARKARRKGIKSGVVQDKLFLPGLRKMAMLRDSGFFGRMLSVRGEFGYWVFEGDLQPIQRPSWNYRKGEGGGIILDMLCHWRYVLDNLFGTVKAVSCLGATHIPTRWDERGKPYDADADDAAYATFELEGGVVAQINSSWTTRVRRDDLVTFHVDGTHGSAVAGLTKCWTQHRVNTPRPVWNPDQPQTMRFMDQWDEVPDTQVYDNGFKVQWEDFLRHVVEGKPWKFDLLEAAKGVQLAELGLKSWAERRWLDVPTLEA, translated from the coding sequence ATGGCTGCGCAGCGCATCGGCATCATCATGCACGGCATCACGGGGCGCATGGGCTACAACCAGCACCTCGTCCGCTCCATCCTGGCGATCCGGGACCAGGGCGGCGTCGAGCTCGCCAACGGCGACCGGCTGATGCCGGACCCGATCCTGGTCGGCCGCAACGCCGATAAGCTCGCCGAGATCGCCGGCCGGCACGGGATCGCCCGCACCACCACGGATGTCGACGCGGCGCTCGCCGATCCGGCGGACACCATCTTCTTCGACGCCGGCTCCACCCAGATGCGCGCCGGGCTCCTGGAGCGCGCCATCGAGGCGGGCAAGCACGTCTATTGCGAGAAGCCGATCGCCGAGCGGCTCGACATCGCGCTCGACGTCGCCCGCAAGGCGCGGCGCAAGGGCATCAAGAGCGGCGTCGTGCAGGACAAGCTGTTCCTGCCCGGCTTGCGGAAGATGGCGATGCTGCGGGATTCGGGCTTCTTCGGCCGCATGCTCTCGGTGCGCGGCGAGTTCGGATACTGGGTGTTCGAGGGCGACCTGCAGCCGATCCAGCGGCCGAGCTGGAACTACCGGAAGGGCGAGGGCGGCGGCATCATCCTCGACATGCTGTGCCACTGGCGCTACGTGCTCGACAACCTGTTCGGGACCGTGAAGGCCGTGTCCTGCCTCGGCGCGACCCACATCCCGACGCGCTGGGATGAGAGGGGCAAGCCCTACGACGCCGACGCGGACGACGCCGCCTACGCGACCTTCGAGCTCGAGGGCGGGGTGGTCGCCCAGATCAACTCGTCCTGGACGACACGCGTGCGCCGGGACGACCTCGTCACCTTCCACGTGGACGGGACGCACGGGTCGGCGGTCGCCGGGCTCACCAAGTGCTGGACGCAGCACCGGGTCAACACGCCCCGGCCGGTCTGGAACCCGGACCAGCCGCAGACGATGCGGTTCATGGACCAGTGGGACGAGGTACCGGACACCCAGGTCTACGACAACGGCTTCAAGGTGCAGTGGGAGGACTTCCTGCGCCACGTGGTCGAGGGCAAGCCCTGGAAATTCGACCTGCTCGAGGCGGCCAAGGGCGTGCAGCTCGCCGAGCTCGGTCTGAAGAGCTGGGCCGAGCGCCGCTGGCTCGACGTCCCCACCCTGGAGGCCTGA
- a CDS encoding FkbM family methyltransferase, producing the protein MVRDLIFDVGMYDGSDTDYYLRKGFRVVAIEADQHLVEKAEARFRGEIQDGRLKIVAKAIAERSGSITFFRSKVPLWSTACSARSAFYGMSRKVESEPVEVACTTLADVMREHGVPYYAKIDIEGMDKAALASLHAVDRKPAFVSIESERRDLQSVREELALLQTLGYERFQVVAQHRVHRQTEPTPAREGRQAGNPRADTSGLFGRDLPGHTWLSADGALAAYRRPLLNHYLTGSDPLIGNRWVRAGLKRLGFRAGWYDTHARHKHAAA; encoded by the coding sequence ATGGTTCGCGACCTCATCTTCGACGTCGGCATGTATGACGGCTCGGACACCGACTACTACCTCCGCAAGGGCTTCAGGGTCGTGGCCATCGAGGCGGACCAGCACCTCGTCGAGAAGGCCGAGGCGCGATTCCGAGGCGAGATCCAGGACGGTCGTCTCAAGATCGTCGCCAAGGCGATCGCCGAGCGATCCGGATCGATCACGTTCTTCCGTTCCAAGGTCCCCCTGTGGAGCACGGCGTGCAGCGCGCGGAGCGCGTTCTACGGCATGAGCCGGAAGGTCGAAAGCGAGCCGGTCGAGGTGGCGTGCACCACGCTGGCCGACGTCATGCGGGAACACGGCGTGCCCTACTACGCCAAGATCGACATAGAGGGGATGGACAAGGCCGCGCTGGCGAGCCTCCACGCCGTCGACCGGAAGCCCGCCTTCGTCTCCATCGAATCCGAGCGTCGCGACCTGCAGTCCGTGCGCGAGGAGCTGGCGCTCCTGCAGACGCTCGGATACGAGCGCTTCCAGGTCGTTGCACAACATCGCGTCCACCGCCAGACGGAGCCAACGCCGGCCCGGGAGGGACGGCAGGCCGGCAATCCCCGGGCGGACACGAGCGGTCTGTTCGGCCGAGATCTGCCCGGCCACACATGGCTCTCGGCGGACGGCGCGCTCGCGGCCTACCGCCGACCTCTCCTGAACCACTACCTGACGGGAAGCGACCCCCTGATCGGAAACCGGTGGGTGCGGGCCGGACTGAAGCGTCTCGGCTTCAGGGCCGGCTGGTACGACACGCACGCGCGCCACAAGCACGCGGCAGCCTAG